A stretch of Bombina bombina isolate aBomBom1 chromosome 2, aBomBom1.pri, whole genome shotgun sequence DNA encodes these proteins:
- the ZNF518B gene encoding zinc finger protein 518B, with amino-acid sequence MNDNTIEMQIKYSCEKCRFSTKDLDKYKNHVALHNDIKFSCSHCDYVSYTKGDFQRHLVTHTGKFPYSCEYCGYGAIRNDYIAKHIKRIHGNGMIQCSVSVENDIKNASINIIQNPLQRDIQNSSQKIPPHSKKSSLSEGVIDLTSDVESDAFVQTPFVLNKNIVNVQDSQVEVEVISPMEHLHPGMPLTVLAPSFEVPPNCFAQVVEMKPFNHTYHLVLKLYKQIHTSLQHDVNTYTNLHEEQKHSELVLKVSPPGTPDIDVKPCLFQANATTNADYNGQLQTSKVATGEVSSAVTFPYMSQDLENKQNFSLPEERISPVLDGPFISSVFSLSSGSNELEGIQWSSSGTTDICSSDGSDRIGSSMSSVSLKHEHDDYPITSLPEPKYEQNMHSQRPNLQIDVKETGMYNASCEETEEVNQKSLVAEIQVLPVNPALLPHDRKCESPSSILVNSQNKRKRKPSWKVKQLTDFCDKPHTLFLSCDKTVIMQPVSCATQKTCKNVPALLEKKVFTASKTSEEYSKLIFEKPAEKCHEVLKQSKSQTHADSNQSQKQSVKIKKNKTGKEKGSQKHPEKKQLKKQMAPKSKVASLQRPRSLRLTSVNGDQLIQIPGFNQPVVVLNHPDVESLEVFHIMKTINLFKGKIIKITLRKRLH; translated from the coding sequence ATGAATGATAATACCATTGAAATGCAAATAAAATACAGTTGTGAAAAGTGCAGGTTCTCTACAAAGGATTTGGACAAGTATAAAAACCATGTGGCTCTTCACAATGACATCAAATTTTCATGCTCACATTGTGACTATGTGTCTTATACCAAAGGAGACTTTCAGAGACATTTAGTGACACATACTGGGAAATTTCCATATAGCTGTGAATACTGCGGATATGGGGCCATTCGAAATGACTACATAGCAAAGCACATCAAAAGAATTCATGGGAATGGAATGATACAATGTTCAGTTAGTGTTGAGAATGATATAAAGAATGCATCTATTAATATCATACAAAATCCTTTGCAGAGGGACATACAAAACTCTTCACAAAAAATACCACCTCATTCAAAAAAGTCCAGCCTCTCTGAAGGAGTAATAGATTTAACATCTGATGTGGAAAGTGACGCCTTCGTTCAGACAccatttgtattaaataaaaatattgttaatgtCCAGGACAGTCAAGTAGAAGTGGAGGTAATATCGCCAATGGAACATTTGCACCCAGGGATGCCGTTAACTGTTCTAGCACCTTCATTTGAAGTACCTCCTAACTGTTTTGCTCAGGTTGTTGAGATGAAACCTTTTAATCATACATATCATTTAGTTTTAAAGCTTTATAAACAGATACATACAAGTTTACAACatgatgtaaatacatatacaaatctacatgaagaacaaaaacatTCTGAGCTTGTTCTTAAAGTGTCTCCACCTGGTACACCTGACATAGATGTGAAGCCTTGTTTGTTTCAGGCAAATGCTACAACCAATGCTGATTACAATGGACAACTGCAAACAAGTAAAGTTGCTACAGGAGAGGTCTCAAGTGCTGTTACTTTTCCTTATATGTCTCAGGATTTGGAAAACAAGCAGAATTTTTCTTTACCGGAAGAAAGGATTAGTCCTGTTCTAGATGGTCCATTTATTTCATCAGTGTTTTCTCTCAGCTCTGGGTCTAATGAACTGGAAGGTATACAGTGGTCAAGTAGCGGTACAACGGATATTTGCTCATCTGATGGAAGTGATAGAATAGGTTCTTCAATGTCCTCTGTTTCTCTTAAACACGAACATGATGATTATCCAATAACTTCTCTTCCGGAGCCAAAATATGAGCAAAATATGCACAGTCAAAGGCCTAACCTACAGATTGATGTAAAGGAAACCGGCATGTATAATGCAAGTTGTGAAGAAACAGAGGAAGTGAACCAGAAAAGTTTGGTTGCTGAGATACAGGTTCTTCCTGTTAATCCAGCACTGCTACCACATGATAGGAAATGTGAATCTCCTAGCTCTATTTTGGTCAACAGTCAGAATAAAAGAAAACGAAAGCCAAGCTGGAAAGTTAAACAATTAACTGATTTCTGTGATAAACCACATACTCTCTTTTTATCTTGTGACAAAACTGTTATTATGCAACCTGTTTCCTGTGCCACACAAAAGACTTGTAAAAATGTGCCTGCCTTATTAGAGAAAAAAGTATTTACAGCGTCAAAAACAAGTGAGGAATATTCCAAACTAATTTTTGAAAAGCCTGCTGAGAAATGCCATGAAGTGTTAAAACAatcaaaatcacaaacacatgctgATAGCAATCAATCACAAAAGCAGTCTgtaaagataaagaaaaataaaacagggAAAGAAAAAGGTTCCCAAAAGCATCCAGAAAAAAAACAGCTCAAAAAACAGATGGCTCCAAAATCTAAAGTAGCTAGCTTGCAACGTCCACGGTCTCTGAGGCTTACATCAGTTAATGGTGATCAGCTGATACAGATTCCAGGCTTCAATCAGCCGGTAGTTGTGTTAAACCATCCAGATGTGGAGTCGCTGGAAGTTTTTCATATAATGAAAACAATCAACCTGTTTAaaggcaaaataattaaaataactctCCGGAAGAGACTACATTAG